The window GGAACTGAACGAGGTCTCGGCCGAGCGGTACGTCCCGACGTTCGAGGATCTCGCCACTGAGATCGAAGCACGGGACCTCGCAGTCGTCGAATCCTACGGTGACATCGCGCTCCCGCTCGCGTCGCTCGATCCGGCGGCCGTGGCCGCGGTGGCCGTCGTCGAACCCGGCCGGGCGACCCTCTACCGCGGGGATCGGTACTGTCGGGCCTGCGAGATCGCCAGTTCGAGCCCCGTCGACGGCGCGCTCGAGAAACGGGTCGGCGACGTCGTCGACTACCTGGAGCCGTTCGACCGCGTCCGGTTGCCGCCGCTCGGCAGCGACGCGCGAGCCGATCCCGGCCGGATCGCCGACGCCTACGGGGAGGCCTACGACGCGCTGTTGGCCGCCGCGCGCGAGCGATAACTCCGTTCCCCTTTGGCGCCTTTCAGGCCTGGCACCTTTCAGGCCTGGCACCTTTCAGACCTGGCGCGCCATCCGCGCCGCGAGTTCGACGTGATCGTACGGCTCCGTCGTCACGCTCGGTCCGTGTCCGGTGTGTAACTCCGACAGGTCCTCGTCGACGATCTCGAGGACGCGGTCGAGACTCTCGATCAGCGTCCCGCGGTCCCCCTCCGGGAGGTCCGTCCGGCCGAAACTACCGTTCTGGAAGACCAGGTCGCCGGCGAACAGCACCCCCGCCTCGGCCGAGTAGAAACAGAGATGATCGTCCTTGTGGCCGGGCGTGTGGAGCGCGAGGTACTCGTGGTTCCCGATCGCGACGCGGTCCTCGTCGGCGATTTCGCGGTCGACCCCCTCGATCGAGGGATCGTAGCCCCAGGCGTCGACGTCGAAGGCCGACTTCACGTCCTCGAGGTTGCCCACGTGATCCCGGTGGGTGTGTGTCAGAAGGAGGGCGTCCAGACCGTCGACTCGAGAGCGGACCGCGTCGACGACGTCGAAGTTCGCCCCCGCGTCGATCAGGACCGTCCGGTCGCCGTCGACCAGAAAGACGTTGCTCGTAAACGCCTGCACGCCCTGCGCGAGGTTGTCGATCATGCGCTCGAGTACGGCGTCGACCGGTTTGTGCGTGTCGACCCCGGAACGTGACGTAGGACCGGAGTCGTTCGAGTCGGTAGAGAGCAATCGTATTCCGAGAACTCGAGGAGGTGGACGATCCAAATGACGATCCGCGTATTCACAAGCATTTTTAGCTACGGCACGTAGTGAAAAACGAATGAACCGGCCGGCCTTCGTCGGACTGCTCGCGTTCGCGATTCTCCTGGGGATCGTCGGCCTCGGCGGCCCGGCGATGGCGACCGATGGTGCCGGCGGGGGCATCGCGTCGGACGCGCCGTCCGAACCTGTCGCCGACGCCCAGCCCCACTCGTTGGACCGACAGCAACCCACGACGGCCGACCTCGAGTCCACACAGGCCGAGCCAGTAGCCTCAGCGGCCGACTTCGGTGGGCAAACGAACATCGACTCCCGGAACTTCGATACGACGTCGTTCGAAATCACCGTCTACGAAAACGGGAGCGCGACGTGGACCTTCAGGTACGAACAGCGGTTCAGTGGCGACGACGCCGCCGAACAGCGGACGAACTTCGAGGAGTTCGCGGCGGAGTTCGACCCCGATTCCGACGCCGACTCGGACGCCGATTCGGATGGGGGCGGCGACGACGGAAGCGATGGAGAGGTTCCCCCGCTCTACGAACGGTTCGTCAACCAGGCCGAAGCGATGACCGACACCGGTGCCGAGGCCACCGACCGAGAGATGGAGGCGACCGACTTCGATCGTTCCGCATACGTCGAAGAGGGCCTCAACCCGGTCGGCGTCGTCGAGATGTCGTTCACCTGGATCGGGTTCGCCGAGACCGTCGACAGCGAGGACACCGACGGCGATCGGATCGTCGTCGGCGACGTCTTCCAGGGCATCTACATCGCAGAAGACCAGTCGATCGTCGTCCAGCCCGGGGACGACCTCGAGTTCCGAACCGTCGAACCCGAAGGGCGGTACGTCGGACAGAGCCTCGAGAACGCGGACTCCGTAAGCTGGACCGGCGAGCGGGAATTCATCGATGGGCGTCCGCGCGTCGTCCTCGAACCGGCCGGCGACGGGGGTAGTGCGGGGGCCAGCACGACGCCCGACTCACCACCTATGTCGTCCGTCGGCGGCGACAACGGCTCCTGGCTACTCACCGCAGGAATCGCGCTCGCCGTAGTGCTCGGCGCGGCGGGCGCTATCGTCTGGTATCGACGTCGCTCCGACGGGGACGCCCCGGACGCGCCGTCGAGTGCCGATTCGACTACCAGCGGACCCGACCCCGACCCCGACCCCGACCCCGACCCCGACCCCACGAGGACGTCGGAAGCTGGCGACGCTCCGCCGCAGGCGGCTGCGACGGAATCGGGCGGTTCCGCATCCGCCTCGAGCGGGAGCGACGACGCGACGACAGAGCCCTTACCCGACGACGAACTCCTTACCGACGAGGACCGTGTCGTCAAACTCATCCGGGAGAACGGTGGCCGGATGAAACAGGTCAACATCGTCGAAGAAACCGGCTGGTCCAAATCCAAGGTCAGCATGCTGCTCTCCGACATGGAGGAGGAAGATACTATTAGCAAACTCCGCGTCGGCCGCGAGAACATTATCAGCCTCGAGGGCTTCGAACCGGAAGCGACGAAATCGCCGTTCGAGGAATAACGCCGGTTCGTGGCGTACGGCTTCCACCGTTTCCATACGCGTCTGGACTATCGATCTCTGCTCGAGTCCGTTTCGCTGTTCGTCGTCCGCCGAGAGTCGACTCCCGTCTCCCGTTTAGTCCTGTGCTATCTCGAACCAAGTTCGGTTCGAAACGGAATGCTTAAACATCGTACCGCGTAACGATAAGATGCACTCGCGGAACGCTCCGATAGTGTAGTCCGGCCAATCATATTGCCCTCTCGAGGCAATGACCGGGGTTCGAATCCCCGTCGGAGCACTCCTTTCTGCCGCCGTCTCCTGATTTCGAGCCCGTGCTATCATCATGTACCCATGTGGCTCGAAGGCAATTCGATTCAGAAGGTCTGGTCACCCCGGCGCTGTACAGCGATTAGAACGATTTACCCTGCAATCCGATTCGCAGGACTTACCCACCGGTGGTCGGCGTGAACCTGAGCGACTTCGCCGTCGTCCCGGAGCCGACCGCAAACCGCCTCAGCGAGCGTCAACTGGTGGATTACCGGTCCGAGCGGGAAGCGACGATCAAGTGGTTGCTCACGTTCGGCATCGACCCCGAGAAGGCCAAGGGATACGCGGAGAGTACCGTCAAGAACCGCATCTACCGAATGGACCAGTTCTACCGGTACGCGTGGGACGAAGAAGAACAGTACACCACCGCCGTTACCCACGAACACGCCGACGCGTGGATGCAAGAGTTGGCCTACGCCGACTGCAGCGACACGCACCGCGACCTGTGTCAGAAGGCCGTTCGGATGCTGTTCAAATGGCGCGCCCACGAGCGGGGCGGCGACGAGTGGGAGCCGACGATCACGTTCGCCTCCGATAGCAGAACGACGACACCCCGGGACTACCTCACGCTCCAGGAGCGCCAACTCGTCCGAGAAGCCGCGCTCCAGTACGGGAGCGTTCCGTCGTACAACAACGTCTCACCCCGTGAACGGAGCAAGATCGCGGCGTACCTCGCTCAGCGAATCGAGAAACCAGTCGACGAGATCACGAAACAGGACTGGGAACGGGCCAACGACTGGAAGATCCCCAGTCTCGTCAGCGTCAGTCTCGACGCCGCACTGCGCCCGATCGAGGTCGAGCCGTAGTACAGTGGGTCGATCTCGATAACGGGATCTTGCGAACCCCCATCGAGGACAGCTCAAAGAACGAGGACAACTGGCGAGTCGGCCTCAGTAGTCGCACGATCACCACGCTCGAGCGGTGGCTCGATCAGCGTGCGACGTACGATGTGTACGAGAGGCGAGGCGAGTTGTGATTGACGCGAGAAGGAAACCCGTACGGCGCTGCCGCCCTGCGACGAATTCTCCACGATCTGTGCGACACCGCTGGCATCGACTACGAAGATCGACAGATGAGCTGGTACACCATCAGGCACTCCACGGGGACGTACATGACTCGTGAAGAGGATCTTGCGGCCGCACAGACACAGCTTCGTCACAAGAGTCCGGAGACGACCATGAAGTACGATCAGGTACCCGTCGAGGACCGGCAAGACGCCCTCGACCGGATAGGCTAACGAACGCGAACGATCGCTGCCCCGAACTAGTTATTTTCGCAAAACCCTACGTTCCTTCCACTGACGGGGGGAGTAACGACGAGAGGCTGCCTTATCGGAAGCGCTCCGCGTTCGATTGACTCCTTTATATCACTCCATGTAAAACCGACTCTAACTCCGCTTCCAACTCAGAAGCCTGCAGAATGGCAATCTCCTGCTCACCTTGGCCCTCTACAGACGCCGTCTCCCGATCAAGATCCTGCACGACCAGCATCCCGTTCCACCCCGATCCGAAGTACTCGCCGTCTTCCTCGCCAAACACGAACTCGTCGTTCACCCGCAAAAACGCGAGATACTCGAGCGTCTCCTTGATCCCCTGGCGAATCGTCTCCTCCCGCGTACTATTTTTCACCTCGACGATCAGGTACTCGTGCTCGTTCTCGTCCTCCGAAATGACCTCGAGGACGATCACGTCAGGCCGACCCGTGTGATTCTGGTAGTCCTTTCCGAAGTAGTTGCCAGCAATCTCCTGTGCGGCAACCTGGACCTTGTCCGTCCGAGATAACTCCGCTTTGTCCTCATCAGGGACCGCCACAAACGATAGCTCACGATCCCGGGCCGAGTTATCGTGGTAGAGGACGATCTCTTTCTCGCCCTTGAACCGCGCCAGTTCCTGTCGATCCGTGGCGATCGTTTTGAACTCGGGCTGGGTCTCCCGCATCTCCTCGAGAGTCGCCACGAACCGGAAGAGGACGAACAGCTCGAACAACGTGTCCTGATCGTCGGGTGCGATAGCGGTCTCTTCGAGCAACTGCCGGATCGCGTTGGGCTCCCCTCGGAACAACCGCTCTCGAGAGCGAAGCAACGACGCCGCATCCCGATACACCTCGTGGCGCGAATTGGCAGCCGTCGTCAGCATCCGCTCGGTTGGCTCATAGGTATCGGGCTCGCGGATCCGCCGGACGTGTACGTTTCGCTCGACGATACGCTGGAGTTCATCAACCAGTTCGTCGCTCCCCTTCCATGTCTCCGTGACCCACTCGTAATCGCCCCGGAGGTACTCCTCGGCTTCTCGAATCGTCTCGTGGACGACGGAAATCAACCGCTTTAGAACGATATTCTCGGGGATGTCGTAGTCCTCGGATCGATTCTCGCAGACAAAAAGCGACCTGTCGCGGGGATGCTCCGCATACCGTTTCTTGATCGTCTTCCCCCAGTTGATTCGCCCATCGACCGTTCCCCGCCGCGTTCGAGACGTCGTCTGTGTCTCGGTCCGAATACTACGCAGATGCGCTGGCAGTTCCCTGAAGAACTCGACGACGTCGCTCTGGAGAATGAAGTGCAGATCCAGGAGCAACTCGTATTCCTCGAACCGCTCGTCTAACTGCTCGGGCTTGATCGACCGGGCCAACTCCTGCTCCGGGAAGGAGCCATGCTTCGCGTAGGCGAGGATGTCCTCGGTGAGCTGCTCGAGGAGGGCGTCCCTATTCATTCGTGGCAAGCGTCACCTGGAGCATCTCTTGGGCAGCCGATTCGAGCAGATCGCCATTGATTTCGTCGACAGCCGCGAGCCTTCGAACGATCTTCTCACGTCTCGGCACCCCCTCTAACTGCGGGAAAATGTAGCTGATGACCGCCTGCGTTAGGTGCTGGTCGAGGTCCGCTTCCGGGTGATGCGTGATGTATCGGAGGATGTCTTCGACGATTGCGGGCCCGATCGCTCGTTCGTCTATCGCCTGGTTGGTCGCTTGCCAGACACGGCCGACTGCCCACGCCTGGGGACGGGACGCTTCGATTTCCCACGCATCGGCATACTCGAGCACGACGTCCTCGACCGTTCGTCCACCCTCTGTTTGTCCTGTTCCCTCCGGAAGTTCGGGCACAGGGATGCGAACGAACGCGAACCGTCGCATGAACGCGTAACTCATCTCGTACAGCGACGTCTTGTCGTAGGCGTTCATCGTAGCGAAGATCCGCCACGAGTTGGGAACGACGTACTGGTTTGCAGCAGGACGTCCTTCGAGGTCCGCATACGTCGTGAGTTCCACTTCTCGCCCATCGACCGTGTACGGCAGTTGCACCGATTGGCCGGACAACAGCGTGAAGAGTTGCCCGAACGCTTTGTCGATATCCGCTCGGTTGAGTTCGTCAATCACGAGGAGTTCATTCGACTGCGTCCCACTCTCGAGATCTTTGAGCCGGTTGAGGACGATACCGGGTGTAAAGGAGAGGTCGTCACCGTTCTCACCGGATTCGTTCGGCATATACCCGCCGACGGTATCGAACGTCGACCAGTCAGCAGTGGCTGTCGTCATCTCGAAATCCGTGTACAAGTGAGGGTGATGCTCGACGAGATACTCACAGACCCGTTCGGCGATCTCCGTTTTCCCCGTTCCCGGCGGGCCGGTAAGGAAGACGTGCTTACCGGATTGCAGCGCTGTCGCGATCTGCTCGAGAATCTGCTCACCGCGTCCATCTTCGAAGTGAAGCCCCTCGAGGATGTCCGTCGGAAGCGTACACTCGAGGTCCTGGTGAGGATTGATCGGTGAGACCTCCTGTAGGTCCTCAGCCATCCCCTCGATCAACGCAGCGGGACGCTCGTAATCGATTTCACCGTCCTCTGTCCGGAAAGTCCCATACATCGATTGCGCGGGGAACTCCTTTCCGGAGATATTCGCACAGAGTCGATTGGCCTCCTCGATCGACAAGCAATTGGCCGTCAGGGCAGCCAGTTCTTGATTGACTTGTGCTGTCTCTTTGGCAGTGATCCCTTCTGTGAAGTCGATAGCGTCGACGTCCCCGGTAAGGAAGAGCCGATCGAAGCCGGCGATCATCGAGAAGTCCGCATCGGTCTCGTATTCCTCCCACCACCATGGGTCGGGTTTCTCAGTGGTTTCGCCGAAGACGACTGCACCGATTACACCGCTTGGTTGGGAATCGAGTTCCTCCTTTCCAGGTTCGGTTCGTGAATGAAGAATCCCGACGTCACCCTTCTCGAGCTGTTCCCAGCGATTGCGATGTTCCGGCTCGAACGAGAGCGATCCGTGTTCGATGGCCGTGAGCCAGTACTCTGGCGGCGCGGTAAACTTGTAGACAGTCGGTTCCTGGTCTCGCAGGTGCGTCGTTAGTGGATGGTCGATTTCAACCGATGGTTGGACCCGGGATGGATCACCAACCTCGTATGAATCTTTGAGCACACTGTTGAGTCGAGGTTGGTTGAGACCACCCCCGAGATCTAGTTCCTCCTGGCGAAGTCGCACCCAGCCCAAGAAGAGGGTCTGAGCGGGCGAAAACCGACCAAGTGTTCCACTGCCGAGGGCAGACGCTTTCTCGGCTAAATCCGCCTCGAGAGTCCGGTAGACGATCCGAAGCTGATCGAGTTTCGTTGCGGTCGACCGGTCGACAGTATCGGATGGCCTGAACCCCTCGAGCGCCTCCGACCACTCTTCGATGAAGGAGTCCCCGACTCGAGTCTGGAACCAGGACTTGTCTTCTGCCGAGAGACGAGACCGAATATCCTCGAGGGCCGCGTCTAACGAGTCGTATTCCCCGGCAGCCCCGTCAGGATAAAGCTGTTCGCCCTGAATCACCTCGATGAACAGGGAGACAGAATCGTACTCCTCGTAGAACCCTGAGCCACCGCGATCGAAATTGATGGCACTGAACGTATCGTTGGGCCAGCCCTTGAACCCGAGCAGATCCCAGAACTGCGCTCGATCGAGCTTGGCTTCGTAGATCGGTTCGAGGAACATTACATGCGGGAAGACCTGATCGGTCACATCGCCCCAGCCGACTGCGTTAGTGAACTGGGCTGCTACATCGTCATCTAACACTGTGGCGTGGGTGATCTGCGCAAGGAGTGTATACGACCCGCCACGGCGTCCCTCTCGATCAGCGAAGAGGAGGTAATCGCCCTCATCGGCCGGCTCGTCTTCCTGGTTCCCCCAGACTCGAACGGAGTCCCCGTCGATCGGCGGCTCGTAGGTATCGGTGATTTGGTCGCGGGGAACGTCCTCGAGTATGGTCCGCTCGAAATTCGTCCGGATGGGGCCATCACCCGTCTTGATCGGGACCTGGTACACCGAGGGATCGGCAAACTGCTGCAGGTTCGAGTTCGCACCCGTCTGAATGGAGCTAGAATCGGTGCTCTCTCGAGTCCCGCGTTCGGCTGGGAGTTCGTCGTCCCGAATTGGCGCAAGGAGGAACCGAATTGCACGTCGTGTGTTCCCCTCCGAGTCTGGGAGTCCTTCGTAGAAGTGACCCGCATAGAGGTATTGCCCGATGTAGCGGACGCCATCGTCTTCCATCTCGAAAAAGTGCAACTCGCGGCCGTCCTCGAGATGATCTCGAATCGCTCGGTTGCCCCGGACCATCTCCATGTCGCCGACCTGGCCTTCGCCCGTGTAGACTATCGTGCCATCCGAGCGGAGTTTATCCTGGTAGCCATGTTCTTCGCCGGTGCCACCGCTAAAGAGAAAGACGACCGGTTCGTCCCTCGAGGGAGCGATTCCTCCCTGGATGCTGCCGCCATATGCCGAGTGCAGTTCGCGGCGTTCGTAGATAGTGTCAGACTCGAGGTCGACACTCGAAACCCCGTGTAGTTGTTCGGCGACTGCTTCACCGGCTGCGGTGAGATGGATCTGATCGTCGCTTCGATCGACGTAGCCGGTCGTCTGCAGCCACTCACGATGGCGGCTCGCAACGCCGGGCGTTTCCATCTGACACTCCTCGAAGGTCTCCACGAGCAACTCCATGAGTTCCTCATCGGTTTTCGGTTCAGTAGTGAGTGCAGCGAGGATCGTGTCGAACCCTTTGACCGTGGTTCGAAGGGCGTTGTAGAGGACCGCTGGGTCCTGTTCCTCGAGATAGCACCGTCCAATTCGGGTACAGCTGTATGTAGCATCCGTGCTCTCGAGCAGGTCCAATTGCTCGAGGAACTGCAGTCGTCGTTCGATGGCGTCAGGGTCTTCAGCGTTCGTCCTGGCGGCGATCCAGTCTACGACGTCGTCTCGAGGAACGCCGTCTGAGTTTTCGCCAGCCGACTCGAGAAACGAGAGCAAATCAGCCAGAATCTCGGATCGCTCCGCGAGGTCACCGTAGAACCGTGCGGTAGACATCCGACGATCGTCCGTCATTCTTTCGTAACACGTCACAGCACCGTATTATAAATCCTGTTTACACCGATGTCAACTTCGTCCTCTACAATACAGTTTGATGATAACAGTCTCCTCTTCGAAGAAGTCGACATCGATATGTTCAATTCGCCGTCGACAGTGAGTTCGTAGCTCGGTGAAACGCCTCAGCCAACGAGGGAACCGAGATGCCGTCAGTATTGGTGTTCGAACCGCAACTCATCATGAGTGTAAGAGTAGGATTTGATACCCGCTTCTTCGCAACGCGAACTGAGGTCGGTCGGATTTACGTCGTGCTGTTCGCCGAGTTCTTTTTCGAGATGCTTACAAAACGCGATAGTGATCTCTCGGTCATCGTCGGACTCCTCTGCAACCTCGAGAACCACTGCTAGATCCGGGTCGTCGTAATCTGGTTTGATGACGTAGTCTCCTGGGGTGAAAGGGTTCTCAGGATACTCGAGATTCGTGTGTTTGTAGGTATAGAGCTTGATATCTTGATCGTCACAATACGAAGCTAGCTTCGCCGGATGGATCTCTCTCCAGTTCCCAGGACCGTTATCGAGCATATTCGGAAACGCGACGTTCACGGCTTCCCCATCCATCTCTTGCCCGTAAGCTGTCGTATTTTTCTCCGGTGGCAATACCTCAACGACCACTGCGACCGAAGCATCACCGTCTCCTTGCTTTACGACACGATCGCCGGGTGAGAACGGGTTCTCCGGTTTTTGATTGAGATGAGCTGTGTTCGGGCCCAAGTCGTGTAACTCATTCATCGGCCGGGCAGCCAGGTGGGCGAGTTTCTCGGGCCCTTCGCCGGAATATGCCTCCTGGGTACTGACCTTCGATTTGAGCGTCTCAGTGCGTTCCCATCCCAACAGGATCAGGGCATCCTCGTTGTCCCGATGCCAGACCATCGCGATGATGTCGTCGTCAGGATCGTTCTCCAGCAGATTCGATGGCCGAAACGCCGAGACGTCTCTCGAGGTCTTCACGTCTACATCGTACCCGAACACCTCGAAATCGTGGCCAGAGAAACTCTCTGGGTTACACCGCCGAATTGCCGCTTCGTTCTGCCATTCCCACATCTCGACTGGAAGGTACTCTCGACAGAACTGCTCGAACGCGAGCTCACCGAGATTCCCGATCCGTTTCACGTCGATGTCGTCCGCACCCTGAATCACCGCCTGGTGATTCGCTCGCTCCCGGTCGATCTCGTCCGGCGAATAGAGATACATTACACGGAGATCATCTATTAGTCAAATATACTTTGGGTACTGGGATTCTTCTCTCGCACATCGATTCAAGCGAAGAATTCCAGGCTCGTTTTGGCAGGCGTTCGTATGCATATTCGGGAACCTGATTCCGCCGACGTGCAACCCCAGGGAGAAGGGCGAGAATAGATCATCCGGTGTGTTGAATTTCTCACCCAGTGATAGTTTTCAATAGTTGTGCTGAATACAGAGCGCATAGTCAGTAGCCTCGATGTTCAGTTCGAGAGGGAAGTGAGCAGGCAGCACGGGGCGCTCACGTATCGATAGCCGGCAGTGTAAACGAGAACGTCGTCCCCTCGCCGGGTTCGGAGTTGACCCGGATCTCGCCGCCATGACGCTTGACGATCCGCTGGCAGAGCGCCAGGCCGATCCCCGTGCCGGCGTGTTCTTCGCGGGAGTGTAACTGCTGGAATACTTCGAAGATGCGGTCCTGCTGCTCCGGATCGATGCCGATCCCCTCGTCGCGCACCGAGATGCACCACTTCGACCCCTCGTGGTCGGCCGACACGTGGATCCGCGGCGGCTCGTCGCCACTGTACTCGATTGCATTGTCCAGCAGGTTCTGGAACACCTGGCGGAGCTGTTCGCCGTCACCCTGGACGGTGGGCAGGTCGTCGACGGTGATGTGGGCATGCGTCTCTTCGATTTGGAGTTGGAGATCCGTCAGCACGTCGTCGAGCACCGCATCGAGATCCACGGGCTCGAAGGGGTCGCCCTCCGTCTCGACGCGGGAGTACTCGAGCAGACCGTCGATCATGTCGCGCATCCGGTCGGCACCGACAACTGCGAACTCGATGAACTCCTCGCCGTCTTCATCCAATTCGTCGGCGTATCGGCTCTCGAGCAGTTGGAGATAACTCGAGACCATCCGCAACGGTTCCTGCAAGTCGTGGGAGGCCGCGTAGGCGAACTGTTCGAGACGCTCGTTGGATTCCTCCAGCATGCGCTCGTACTCCCGACGCTCGGTGACGTCCTGGATTACGAGCATACCCGCGAACACCTCGTCGTTGACGTCCCGGACGGGCAGCGTGTTTCCATAGAGGTGGCGGTCGGCGTACTCTATCTCGAAAGATTTCGGTTCGCCGTCGAGTGCGGCCTCGAAGTAGGGCTGTACCTCTTCGACGATCTCCGGCGGATGGAGTTCGGTAAACTGCTCACCGATTCGGTCCTCCGGATCGAGATCGAAATCGAGGTCATCGAAGAGCTGACCGCCGGCGGCGGTGTACCGCAGGTCCTCGTCGAACAGGCCGACCGACCCGTTCGGGAAGTGCTCGACGAGCGTCCGGTAGCGCCGCTCGGACTCCTCGAGGGCTTCAAACGACGTGATCCACACGGCGCAGGTCAACTGCTGGTCAAGAGACGCCGCGAACGACAGTGACGGTTCAGCCGCAGGTGTTGTCGGCAAAGACGAACTCGCTGTCGGTTCCCAGTGGGTCAGTGACCGTTCTCGTATCCATGATCTCGAAGCCGGCCTCGGCTAATTGCTCGAGGGTCCGTTTTCGACCGGGCGTTGAAAAGAACATCTTCCCACCCATCCACCCATTGCGAACGGTTTCGAAGCGCCCGGTCGGAAGCGTCATCAGTAGTCTGCCGCCCGGTTTCAGTACGCGAGCAAACTCGCGGTACACCGTCGGATGGTCGCTTCGTGGCACGTGAAAGACGGCGTGGTAGGCCGTCATTCCATCGGCGGTGTTCTCCGCCACCGGCAGGCTGGCCATATCCGCCTGCACGAGTGCCGTCGACGGGACGGTGTCGGCCGCCAGCTGAAGTCCTGCCCGGGAGAGATCAACGCCGACGCTCCCTGCCGGAAGATTGGCGAGGGTTCTGGCTCCATCACCGCACCCGATATCGATAACCAGCGGCTCCGGCGGACAGTCGACAAGCAAGTCCTCGATGAGCGCTGCGTCGGAGCCATCCGGGTTTCGACGCTCGGCGTAGGTCCGGGCAATCTCGTCCCACGCGCGGCGGATTTGGTCCCGCTCCACACACCGACTAGTGGCGAAGACTGCATCAGTCTTTGCTCCCGGTCGAACGAAGGTGTTCGACGAGGGACAAACTCAGCGTCTGACACCGTAACAGCTTCGTTCGCGTCTCGAGTCGGGAGCCGGCTATGAGCCGCGTTAAGCAACCGGGCTGTTCAGGTCGGCGTCCTTCGATTGGTCACCGGGGTTCCTCTCCACGATAATGGGTGAGGGGAATCAGAAGCGGCAATACTATTGATAGAGGATAATCCCGGCGACGTTCAACTCATAAAAGAATCCTTCTCGGACGGCAACATCGCAAACACACTCCAACGGTCACTGAGGGTCAAGCGGCCCTCGCAAGCGGCCCTCGACTTCGTTTATCGACGCAACGAGTACGAGGACGCTTCCGGACCGGACATCGGATTGCTCGACCTGATCCTGCCGAGAGTGGACGGTGAAGACGTTCTACATGAAATCGAACACCATCCCGAACTGGAACACGTCCCAGTGATCGTCCTGACCGGAGTGGACGAGACCCTCACTGAATCCCGCGATCTCTGTCACGACACGGACGAAGATGCAGTCCTCGAAAAGCCGGTCGATCCCGGCGAGTTCGCTGAGGTAATTCGGTCGTTCGATCAGTTCCGGTTATAGCAGTTATGCAGGATAACTGACGAAGACGGTCTCTACGACAACTTCTTGACCTGTACTGAACGATCACTACCTTCGAAACTTGACTTTCATTCCATGTCGCATTCCCGCCCCGTAGTCAGTAGAAACTGAACGTTCCACTCAGGTTCCGTCTGAAGACGTCTACTGAACAGAGAGTGTGAGTACAGCAGTCGGTGACTGTCGAGTTTACACGCAGTAAACCGCGAACCAACTGATCGATAGAACTGTGTCCTCCGTAGGGGAGACTTCTGTGCTAGACAAACACACAAGTACCGAACCCGTCGAACGTACGGGCATGGTACCGTCACTTGCCGACGAGGAATGTGAGGCCTGTACATCAGAGGACGAACCACTCACAGAGGCAGAGTATGCCGGCTACCTAACTGAAATCGACGATGATGTCTGGGAAGTGGTCAACG of the Halobiforma lacisalsi AJ5 genome contains:
- a CDS encoding MBL fold metallo-hydrolase, whose amino-acid sequence is MIDNLAQGVQAFTSNVFLVDGDRTVLIDAGANFDVVDAVRSRVDGLDALLLTHTHRDHVGNLEDVKSAFDVDAWGYDPSIEGVDREIADEDRVAIGNHEYLALHTPGHKDDHLCFYSAEAGVLFAGDLVFQNGSFGRTDLPEGDRGTLIESLDRVLEIVDEDLSELHTGHGPSVTTEPYDHVELAARMARQV
- a CDS encoding helix-turn-helix transcriptional regulator, with the protein product MNRPAFVGLLAFAILLGIVGLGGPAMATDGAGGGIASDAPSEPVADAQPHSLDRQQPTTADLESTQAEPVASAADFGGQTNIDSRNFDTTSFEITVYENGSATWTFRYEQRFSGDDAAEQRTNFEEFAAEFDPDSDADSDADSDGGGDDGSDGEVPPLYERFVNQAEAMTDTGAEATDREMEATDFDRSAYVEEGLNPVGVVEMSFTWIGFAETVDSEDTDGDRIVVGDVFQGIYIAEDQSIVVQPGDDLEFRTVEPEGRYVGQSLENADSVSWTGEREFIDGRPRVVLEPAGDGGSAGASTTPDSPPMSSVGGDNGSWLLTAGIALAVVLGAAGAIVWYRRRSDGDAPDAPSSADSTTSGPDPDPDPDPDPDPTRTSEAGDAPPQAAATESGGSASASSGSDDATTEPLPDDELLTDEDRVVKLIRENGGRMKQVNIVEETGWSKSKVSMLLSDMEEEDTISKLRVGRENIISLEGFEPEATKSPFEE
- a CDS encoding AAA family ATPase, whose product is MTDDRRMSTARFYGDLAERSEILADLLSFLESAGENSDGVPRDDVVDWIAARTNAEDPDAIERRLQFLEQLDLLESTDATYSCTRIGRCYLEEQDPAVLYNALRTTVKGFDTILAALTTEPKTDEELMELLVETFEECQMETPGVASRHREWLQTTGYVDRSDDQIHLTAAGEAVAEQLHGVSSVDLESDTIYERRELHSAYGGSIQGGIAPSRDEPVVFLFSGGTGEEHGYQDKLRSDGTIVYTGEGQVGDMEMVRGNRAIRDHLEDGRELHFFEMEDDGVRYIGQYLYAGHFYEGLPDSEGNTRRAIRFLLAPIRDDELPAERGTRESTDSSSIQTGANSNLQQFADPSVYQVPIKTGDGPIRTNFERTILEDVPRDQITDTYEPPIDGDSVRVWGNQEDEPADEGDYLLFADREGRRGGSYTLLAQITHATVLDDDVAAQFTNAVGWGDVTDQVFPHVMFLEPIYEAKLDRAQFWDLLGFKGWPNDTFSAINFDRGGSGFYEEYDSVSLFIEVIQGEQLYPDGAAGEYDSLDAALEDIRSRLSAEDKSWFQTRVGDSFIEEWSEALEGFRPSDTVDRSTATKLDQLRIVYRTLEADLAEKASALGSGTLGRFSPAQTLFLGWVRLRQEELDLGGGLNQPRLNSVLKDSYEVGDPSRVQPSVEIDHPLTTHLRDQEPTVYKFTAPPEYWLTAIEHGSLSFEPEHRNRWEQLEKGDVGILHSRTEPGKEELDSQPSGVIGAVVFGETTEKPDPWWWEEYETDADFSMIAGFDRLFLTGDVDAIDFTEGITAKETAQVNQELAALTANCLSIEEANRLCANISGKEFPAQSMYGTFRTEDGEIDYERPAALIEGMAEDLQEVSPINPHQDLECTLPTDILEGLHFEDGRGEQILEQIATALQSGKHVFLTGPPGTGKTEIAERVCEYLVEHHPHLYTDFEMTTATADWSTFDTVGGYMPNESGENGDDLSFTPGIVLNRLKDLESGTQSNELLVIDELNRADIDKAFGQLFTLLSGQSVQLPYTVDGREVELTTYADLEGRPAANQYVVPNSWRIFATMNAYDKTSLYEMSYAFMRRFAFVRIPVPELPEGTGQTEGGRTVEDVVLEYADAWEIEASRPQAWAVGRVWQATNQAIDERAIGPAIVEDILRYITHHPEADLDQHLTQAVISYIFPQLEGVPRREKIVRRLAAVDEINGDLLESAAQEMLQVTLATNE
- a CDS encoding class I SAM-dependent methyltransferase is translated as MERDQIRRAWDEIARTYAERRNPDGSDAALIEDLLVDCPPEPLVIDIGCGDGARTLANLPAGSVGVDLSRAGLQLAADTVPSTALVQADMASLPVAENTADGMTAYHAVFHVPRSDHPTVYREFARVLKPGGRLLMTLPTGRFETVRNGWMGGKMFFSTPGRKRTLEQLAEAGFEIMDTRTVTDPLGTDSEFVFADNTCG
- a CDS encoding response regulator, whose amino-acid sequence is MIEDNPGDVQLIKESFSDGNIANTLQRSLRVKRPSQAALDFVYRRNEYEDASGPDIGLLDLILPRVDGEDVLHEIEHHPELEHVPVIVLTGVDETLTESRDLCHDTDEDAVLEKPVDPGEFAEVIRSFDQFRL